A stretch of DNA from Microbacterium croceum:
GGCGCATCGCCGCGCGGACGGCGTCGAGGTCGCTGATGTCGACGAAGGTGGCATCGAGTCCGTACCGCCGGGGGAGCAGCTCGGTCCACAGGCGCCAGGTCGCCTCGTAGACGACATCGCTCACGACGACGTGATCCCCGGCCTGCACGTGGGTGAAGAACACCGCGTGCAGGGCGGCGACGCCGGAGGCGAGGGCGACAGCGTCTTCCGCGCCGTCGAGGGCGGCGAGCTTCTGCTCCAGCGCGGCCTGGTTGACGCCGGTGTTGCGCGTGTACAGGCCAGGAGCGGTCGCGGACCAGCTGATCTCGCTCGGATCGTCGGGCAGCTGATAGGAGTTCGCCATCACGAGCGGGGTGCGCAGCGCCAGGGTCGAGTCGAGCTGATTGCCCGCGTGCACGGCCAGGCTGAGGTCCGACAGGGTGAGCAGGTCTTTGCGGTCGGGTCGAGCGCTCATGATGACTCCTTCGTTCCTGCACCCGTCAGGGGTGCCAATCTTCAGCCTAGAGTGCATAATAGACACACGCAATTGTCAATCATGCATATGCATCGACATGTCAGGAGGCCACGATGGAGCGGCTGCCCCTCGATCAGATCGATCGCCGTATCCTCGCCGCGCTCACGGAGGACGCCCGTGTGCCTCTGGTGACTCTGGCGGCACAGGTGCACCTGTCGCGCAACGCGGTGAAGCAGCGGATGGAGCGCATGGAGCGGCGAGGCGTGATCGCCGGCTACACCGTCACGCCCGGGCGCGCAGGGGCGTCGCCGGTCTCGGCGATCGTGATGGTCTATCGCAGCGATCGGATGCGCGGCGGGGGCGTGATCGCCGAGATCTCGAAGATCCCCGAAGTGCGTCGATGCGATGTGATGTCGGGTGATCTCGACCTGCTGGTGACGCTCGAGGCGGAGTCGATGGACCGCATCGGCGAGATCTGGGAGTTCCTGGCCGCGGTGCCCGGCGTCGCGAACACCGTCACCGCCGTCTCGTTGACGCGCGCGATCGACCGGGACTGAGAACCTCGGGGAGAGGCGGGGTATCCCCCTGGACCCCCGCCCCTCCGCGAGGAGATCTCAGGTGGTGAGGCAGGTGACCTTCGGCTGCGTCATCTCCTCGTATGCGAAGCGCACGCCTTCGCGGCCCATGCTCCCGTACTTGGAGCCCCCGAACGGCATGCTGTCGATGCGGTAGTCGG
This window harbors:
- a CDS encoding Lrp/AsnC family transcriptional regulator translates to MERLPLDQIDRRILAALTEDARVPLVTLAAQVHLSRNAVKQRMERMERRGVIAGYTVTPGRAGASPVSAIVMVYRSDRMRGGGVIAEISKIPEVRRCDVMSGDLDLLVTLEAESMDRIGEIWEFLAAVPGVANTVTAVSLTRAIDRD